Proteins co-encoded in one Medicago truncatula cultivar Jemalong A17 chromosome 8, MtrunA17r5.0-ANR, whole genome shotgun sequence genomic window:
- the LOC25501906 gene encoding tubulin-folding cofactor C codes for MEDEMEKVTSSSSNNEEAEAEAALQKKHLSMLDRLSKRHPTKSTTTSTEPPTESTSSFLSRFSQLKSSIESHLSESQFISSSDPSHLKSHFDKISQSISDLEKLVAQSSYFLPSYDVRSSLKTVSDFKRTLDNLSSELIPKKKFSFKNKATKVVAESKQSITPVLDSVQSSFTVRDSPGFRNKTGEVLIGEFKESEFGEFTVSDLDSCEVRIIGCVRALFVHRLKNCRVYVGPVTGSILIEEVEGCVFVIASHQIRIHGAKRSDFYLRVRSRPIVEDCIGVRFAPYCLSYRGIEGDLHGAGLDVETGNWANVDDFRWLRAVQSPNWSILPENERAEIVDISNSECRKEEI; via the coding sequence ATGGAGGACGAAATGGAGAAAGTAACGAGTTCGAGTTCGAATAATGAAGAAGCAGAAGCAGAAGCAGCTTTACAAAAAAAGCACTTATCAATGCTAGACCGTCTCTCCAAACGCCACCCAACCAAATCAACTACCACCTCCACCGAACCACCCACCGAATCAACTTCCTCATTCCTCTCCCGCTTCTCCCAACTTAAATCCTCCATCGAATCTCATCTCTCCGAATCCCAATTCATTTCCTCCTCTGATCCATCTCATCTCAAATCACACTTCGACAAAATCTCCCAATCAATCTCCGATTTAGAAAAACTCGTCGCTCAAAGCTCCTATTTCCTTCCCTCTTACGATGTTCGTTCTTCCCTCAAAACTGTTTCCGATTTCAAACGCACCCTCGATAATCTCAGCTCCGAACTTATCCCTAAAAAGAAAttctccttcaaaaataaaGCCACTAAGGTTGTTGCAGAATCGAAACAGAGTATTACTCCGGTTCTGGATTCGGTTCAATCCAGTTTTACTGTGCGTGATTCTCCAGGGTTTAGGAACAAAACTGGCGAGGTATTGATTGGGGAGTTTAAAGAATCTGAGTTTGGGGAGTTCACAGTTTCGGATCTTGATTCGTGTGAAGTCAGGATAATTGGTTGTGTTAGGGCACTTTTTGTTCATAGATTGAAGAATTGTAGGGTTTATGTTGGTCCGGTGACGGGATCAATTTTGATTGAGGAAGTTGAGGGTTGTGTTTTTGTTATTGCATCGCATCAGATTCGGATTCATGGTGCTAAGAGAAGTGATTTCTATCTTAGGGTTAGGAGCAGGCCTATTGTTGAGGATTGTATTGGTGTGAGATTTGCGCCCTATTGTTTGAGTTACCGAGGGATTGAAGGAGATCTTCATGGTGCTGGTCTTGATGTGGAGACGGGAAATTGGGCCAATGTGGATGATTTCCGGTGGTTGCGTGCTGTGCAGTCTCCAAATTGGTCGATTTTGCCAGAGAATGAGAGGGCTGAGATTGTTGATATATCTAATTCGGAATGTAGAAAGGAGgaaatttga